The Cylindrospermum stagnale PCC 7417 genome segment ATATATTTGCTCTTATTAATGAGTTAGGAATTAATCCCTTTACTACTTGGACTCGTTCGGCACAATATTCGCCAGCAGGTTTGGAAGTTGAATCACCAATTTTTCAAGATTTACCGCGACTTCCTACGCCGCTGGGAACTTTTCTTTATACTCAGTTTCAGCGGTTGCCATTAGTTGACCGTCTCAGCGCTTTACCTTTGCTTTATGCTGTGGTTGATTTTGACAATTCTGATGAGGCTTGGCGACGTTATGATTTTGTAACCGCCCGTGAATTGTTTAAAGATTTTGGTGTTTCGGCACGGCTTTATAAAGAAGCTTTTGAACCTATGCTATTGGTGGGTTTATTTGCCCCTGGTGAACAATGTTCTGCTGCTGCTACTTTAGGGATGCTTTACTTTTTTATTCTTGCTCATCAACCGGATTTTGATGTGGTTTGGTGTCGGGGAACTGTGGGGGAAAAAATATTTCGTCCTTGGGTAAAACGTTTAGAAGAAGCTGGTGCGAAAGTTTTACCCAAGCGCCGAGTTACGGATGTAATTGTTGATAGTCAACAACGGGCTACAGGTGTTGTTTGCGGTGATGAAGTATTTGATGCTGATGCTGTGATTTTTGCAGTTAGCGTTACGGGGATGAAAAAAATTGTTTCAACTAGCCCTAGTCTACAAAGCTGTGAAGAATTCCGCAATTTGAGCAATTTAGGGGCTATTGATGTTTTAGCAACTCGGCTGTGGTTTGACCGCAAAATCGATATTCCTCGTCCTTCTAATGCTTGCTTTGGGTTTGATGAAACTACAGGCTGGACGTTTTTTGATTTGAATGCTTTACATGATGAATATCAAAATGAACTGGGAACGGTGATTGAAGCTGATTTCTATCATGCAAATCAGTTTCTCGGTTTGAGTGATGAGGAAATTGTGGGGATAGTTCAGGGTTATTTGGCAACTTGTGTACCAGGGTTTCGAGAAGCTAAGGTGATAGATAGTAGTGTGATTCGCTTACCAAATGCGGTAACTCATTTTGCACCGGGTAGTTATCGTTATATGTTGCCTGCAAAGACGAGTTTTGAGAATGTGTTTATGAGTGGTGACTGGATTGTTAGCCGTCACGGTTCTTGGTCGCAAGAAAAGGCTTATGTGACTGGTTTGGAGGCGGCAAATTCGGTGATTTCTTATTTAGGAAAGGGTTCGCCTGCTGAGATTTTAGCAGTTGAGGAGGACGAAGTGCATATTCAAGCGGCGCGATCGCTCAACGAAACAGCCAGACACTTGGTCAAATCCATCTTACCGGACTTTTGGTTGCCGTAATCAGCAAAAATGCCGTAGGCAAAGAACCTCACCCTGGTTCTGCTACGCATAACCTGTCCCTCTCCTTGTGAAGGAGAGGGATGTCTGTTAAGACTCTTTGAGGTTTTGTCTCCCCTCCCCGCTGTTTCCTGGAGGGGGTGGGGTGACATTGCTTTATTTGGCTTTTTGCTTGATGTGTCGCCCAAGAAGTCCTTGCTGAATCCAGTTTAGACATTCATATTCTGATGTGAATAATTTGGGCGCTGCAATATTATTTAGCAATTCTGGTGGATAGTGGTCATAAAAATATTTACCCCCTTCTTGGAAGACAATAATCAAATTATGGCGGTAAACATAGCGAGATTTAAAGCTATCTCCTTGAGAGACAAAATCTGAATGTTGCTCAATATGTTCTTTGGCAATATCAACTATATTATTGATGCTACTGCCATAAACTTTAGCTGGATTGTCTGCTTTGTGGAATTGGCTTTTATGTCCAATTTCTGCCAATAATTTATACGAATAAATTTCGTGATTATCTGCTGTGCCAAAAACAAAGGGAATGATGAGATATCCTTTATATGAGACTGAGTTTTCATAAAGAAGACGACTCATATCAACCTCCTGTTTAAATGGATGGTAAGCAAGTTCGTAGTAAGGACTTTAGTCCTGATTTTTCTAAGCACTTTAGTGGTTACTACAAACCCTTAAAACTGTCTTAACAAAGTACTAAGTTTTTTAGAAAAGTATGGCAATAACTATTATCGCTTTTTTTGAGATAAGTCAGCAGGAAATATCAGCAATTTTCAAATAAATTGAGTTGAGTGGGGGGATGGTCGGGGTTATGACTTGGTAGAGGTGGAATTGCTGCGCCACTTTGTTCTAATAGCTGTTGGAAGTAAAGGGCTGTGCTAGGCGATCGCTCTTCTGTTGGACAATGAACAAAGAAATAAATTCGCACACCCGTCTGCAACCATTGCTGTATCTGCGTTACCCACTCTTCCATAAACGGCTGATTGACTGACAAATTGGGATGAGAGATAAACCGAATCAGGGTGAAAGGTGCTGTTACACTGAACTGCACAGGAACTTTGGGTTTACGCCGTTCTGATTCTAATTGGGGGTCATCGTCTCCAGTATAGACAGGACGCGAGTCTAACAACACCCTGCCCACGCCTAATTTTTCTAAAAGTGCGGTCAAATTACTCGCATGAGGTTCTCTGAACCAGTCGCGATGGCGAACTTCTAGGGCTAGGGGTGCATCTGTGCGCGGCCAAGCTGACAAAAAGGCGGTTAAATCATCAAGCAAAGTTGGTGGGTAGCTTGGTGGTAATTGGGCAAACATCGGCCCAAGATGCTTACCTAAAGGGCGCATTCCCTCCAGAAATTTTAAAGCATCAGGGATGTATGGTTGCAGTAAGCCTTGATGGGTAATATCTCGCGGCAATTTCAAGCAAAATTCAAAGCCTGGGGGTGTAACGCTTGCCCAACGGCTGACAGTTTCTTGATTAGGGACGGCGTAGAAAGTGGTATTGCCCTCAACTGTGGTGAACCGACGACTGTAGACACGCAGAAAGTCTGTGGTGCGAGTGCCTTGGGGATAAATTTCGCCCACCCAACCTTTATATGCCCAAACTGCACAACCGATAAAAAAGTTCACAAAACTGCACGCTTTGATGTGTTTTCTTTAATTGTACAACTTGGTTCTTGCTTGGATACAACAAGCACACTGTGGAGACGTTGCATGCAACGTCTCTACATTCTTTCCCACCAGATGTCTTGTGTTCATCTGTGGTAACTTTTTCCTAAAATCGACTGTTATAAAAAATCTAATCTTCCATCAATATCAACCGTAGAGAATCTAAACGCAGATACCAGGGGAAAGGCTGGTCTTTGAGGGTTGCCCATTTTTCCTTAAACACCTCGGCTTGAAGGTGGTAATCTTGGTTATTTGTAGGCGGAGAATGCAATTTGAGAAACAGCGTCATTCGGTGGGGCGTTTCGATGGTGGATGCTAGCCAGCAGTTAAAGGTATTTTCCCGATTTGTGTCATTTGTGAAGCTGATTTGATGGGCGCGAATTCCTAGATAAGATAAAGATTCGGGGATTGGTTCTGTAACTTGCAAAGTGCAACCCCAGTCGATTGCTTCTACTTCATCAGATGATTTAGCTATAGCTTGGGAGAAGTTCTTACAGCCTGTTAATTGAGCTACGCTATAGGTGGCAGGATGCTGGAAAATTTCTTGTTTCGAGCCATAATGAACGGCTTTTCCCTGATCTAACACCAACAGATTTGGGCAAAGTCGATAAGCTTCTTCTAGGTTATGGGTGACAAAGAGGGTTGCACCTTGATAAGTTGTTAGGGTTGCCATCATTTGCTGTTCTAGTTGGCTTCGCAAGTGGGTATCGAGTGCGGAAAATGGCTCATCTAACAGGAGTGCTTGCGGTTGACTAGCTAAAGCCCTAGCCAGTGCTACCCGTTGCTGTTGTCCCCCTGAGAGTTGGTGCGGATAGCGATCGCCTAATTCTGGCAATTGTACAGTGAAAAGTTGCTCCTCTACCTGTAATCGCCTACTACCAGCAGATAAACCCTTGGGTAAACCAAAGGCGATGTTTTGGGCTACAGTCATGTGAGGGAAAAGGGCGTAATTCTGCAATAAAAAGCCAATTTGGCGATCGCGTGACGGTAAATTAATCTTCTTATCTGCATCAAACAATACTCGCCCATTCAACACAATTCGCCCAGATGTGGGAGTTTCAATCCCCGCAATACAGCGCAAAATCATACTTTTACCAGCCCCAGAACCCCCCAACAATCCCAAAGGTTGCTCATCGCTGTTAAAGGATACTTGCAATTCAAAGCCAGGAAGTTTTTTGTTAATCTCGACAATCAAGCCAGCATTGTTCAGGGGTAAAGGCTGACGGGGGAAAGTTGCAGACGAACCACCCCGTCCACTTTCTCGCCCTTTTCCCCCTTGCCGGCGGAGTTCTTGCCAAAAATTTACAGCTATAATTCCAGATAGGGAAATCGTCATAATTGCGATCGCCCAAAACCAAGCTTCATTCATCTCCCCCGCTTCCACCGCAAAGTAAATCGCCATCGGGATAGTTTGAGTTTGTCCGGGAATATTGCCAGCTAACATCAAAGTAGCGCCAAATTCACCCAACGCACGGGCAAAAGCCAGAGTAGTTCCCGCCACAATTCCGGGGAATGCTAAAGGTAAACTAATCTGCCAAAAAATAGTTGATTCAGAAGCCCCAAGGGTTCTAGCTACCCGCAGAAAATTCCCATCAATTTGTTCAAAAGCTCCCAAAGCCGTCTTGTACATCAAAGGAAAAGCCACAACTGTAGCAGCAATCACCGCGCCATACAAAGTAAAAACAATCGAAAAATCAAAACGCTCCATTAGCTTACCGACCGGGCCATTTTTACCAAACAGCAGCAGCAATAAAAAACCCACAACCGTCGGCGGTAAAATCAGCGGCGCGACAAATATTCCCTCAATCAGCGATTTCCCTTTACCACCATATCCCAACATCCAATAGGCAGCAGCAATCCCCAGAAAAAAAGTGATAAATGTCGCCAATGAAGCAGTTTTCAGCGATATCCACAAAGGAGATAAATCAAGTGGCATTGTTCAAATTATGATTATTTAACTAATTGCGAAATTGCGGCATCTACAGCGCTCAAAACCTCACCTTGTCCTGCCTCAAATCCCTCTCCTTACGAAGGAGAGGGACAGGTTTTGCATAGCAAAACCAGGGTGAGGTCTCTACACTATTTAGCTACAATAAAACCAGATTTTTTCAATACAGCCTTAGCTTGACTACCGGATAAAAACTGGACAAACTCTTTAGCCGCCGCCACATTTTTACTACGTTTAATCACAGCTACCGGATAGACAATTGGCGAGTGATATTTATCATCAGCCGCAACTACAACTTTTACCTTGTCAGAAATTTTGGCGTCGGTGGCGTAAACTAAACCCGCATCAGCATTACCACTTTCTACCACCGCCAGAACCTGACGCACATTATTAGCTAAAACCAATTTAGACTTGACTTTATTAAAAATACCCAACTTCTTTAAAACCTGCTCACCATATTGCCCCGCGGGAACACTTCTAGGTTCACCAATAGCGATTTTTTTGATTTTCGCATCCGTCAAATTGTAGAAGCTAGAGACGCCAACAACATTCTTCGGCACAATCAACACCAAACGGTTATTTGCCAGATTGGTACGAGTACCCGCAACCAACAGTCCTTTTTGTTCCAAAGCATCAACTTGCTTTTTAGCCGCAGAGATAAAAACATCAGCCGGCGCACCTTGCTCAATTTGTTGCTGCAAAGCACCAGAAGCGCCAAAATTATAAGTAATGTTGACATTCGGTTTACTTTGTTGGTAGAGAGGCTTAATTTCACTCAGCGCCTCTTTCAAACTAGCAGCGGCGGACACGAGGATGTTGGCATTAGACTGTGCTAATACAGGAGAAGGTGTAACCAACGGCAAGCCAATCGCTAGAAGCAAGTTAGCAACTACTATACCCAAAAAGACTAAAATTTGTCTGCTTTTCATAAAAAAACTCTGCTTAGATGAAATTCTGCTTTAGAAGATGCACGCTTGGTAGGATTGTATCAAGATTACCAAGTATGTACCAATTAAATTGGTAACATTATGCCACGAAAAGAACAAGGATGGGTCACATTTCAAACATCAGAAGAGGAGCGAAAGATTCTGGAAGAGTTCTGCCAGCAGTCACATCGCACCAAAACTGAGATTTTGCGGGAACTGGTGCGTGGTCTTAATCAATACTCGTCACCACCAATAGCATTACCAACCGAACCGGAGTCAGCGGCGGAAATTCCTCAAAGCAAAACTAGTAGTGAAAAGAAACCTTTAAAAGTTAGCTCCCGGAATGTGCTGAAGGGAATCGTCAAACGAGTGACAACAGGAGCCGTGAATACGGAGATTACCCTAGAAATTGTTCACAGAGTTGAGTTAACCTCGATGATTACCAGAGTCTCAGCTGAGGAGTTAGAACTGACTGAGGGAACAGAAGCTTATGCGGTGATTAAATCTAACGATATTGTGATTGCTAGAGAATAGTTGATAAATATGGCGGTTATTGATGGAATAGACATCTGGTAAAAATTAAATATGCCTCATCCAGAACCCTTGTAGAGACGTTACATGGAACGTCTCTACAATCTTTTTTGGAGATAATTAATGGGTAGAGAAGTTGTATGCAACATCTCTACACAATCATTTTTAAAACAAATTAAGACTCAACTTTGACACCTTTCCAAAAGCCAATATAACCTTCAATATTCTTGGCTTTTTCCTTGGTGCTGGGATAGTACCAAGCAGCATCTTTGTTAACTTGTCCATCAACTTCAACACTGTAGTAACTAGCGACACCTTTCCAAAAACAAGTGGTGTGGGTGTCACTTTCTCTTAAATATTGTCTGTTAACGGTGTCAGCAGGGAAGTAATGATTTCCTTCTACGACTACGGTATCGTTGCTTTCGGCTAAAACAGCGCCGTTCCAAATTGCTTTCATAAGTGAGTTTGAGAATAAACATGACACTTCACATTTTGACACTTCTACAGCTTGAAGGAAATCCCCCTAAATTTACCCTATTAACCGATTATCTTATTAGACTTAGTAAATCGACGTTTTAAGATAAATCCAAATCCAATACCGATTGAGAGTCCAAAAATGTTCGCAGGTTCAGGAACAGGCTGGCTAGCTTGACTAGCTTGACCGACAATTAAATTATTAACAGTAGGCCAAACAAACTCGTCGGTGTTTATTTCTGTTGTGGAAGCAACTAAACTTGTTAAAGGAGTCCCATCATCAGAAATAAAGCCAAAAAAGTTAGTGGTACTATTAGTTGTAATAGATTGAGATGAACTTCCTTCATTTACTGAAGCAGTTATAATACCCGGAATTAGAGCGCCGTCAATCTCACTTCCAAAAAAGAAACCGCCGATTGCCGTAATCGTAGGACTAAAATTGGAAAAAATTATAGGATCTGTAGACTCATCGGTCGATAACCAGTGATCGCTGCCACTACCAGCAGGGAAAAAATCGTTCGCTGCTGAAGCACTATAAGAATAAGTTCCATTACTAAAATTAATGGGGCTTAAAGTGGCAGTGTCGAGTGGCACGGATTCAAAAGTCTCTAAATAGTAATCAGGGTAGATGGCATTAAGAAAACTTGCTTGATCGGTATAAGTAATAATCACCGCTTGAGCAGGATTAGCTACAAGCATGATGGAAGTTGCAAGGCTGCTTAGAGTGATGACTTTAGTGAGAAATTTCATTGGTTAAATATCCTCAAACATTTCTATATAAACCGCATTGGGCAGGTAATGGCATAAATGCCCTATGTTTTTAAACGCGCCAAATTCGGTATTTTAAAGGTATAGTACCATTTTATTAGATACAAAAGTATACGGTATTTACTACTGAGCCTAGGGCGTGTATAAGAGGGATACAGCCTCTATTGTTCTCAATTCCTCTAAGAGGATGTCTGAAAAGTTATTTGTGACAACTCAAACAGTAGTAGATCCCCCTAAATCCACGCCAGTCGCTCATGGGGAGCCACTGCGTTGGGGAGGCAGCGCTCGACTAGGGTTAAGAGGCATAAAGCGACTGCCGTCGGAGGAGCCGACTTGTTCGCGCTGTGGCGTGGAGACAAGACAGTTCTGCGCGCTGGCTCCCCAGGACTTGGGGGACTTTGAGAAGTTTTGCCCCCCTTGTTCAGGGGAGCCACTGCGTTGGACGGGTTTCCCGGCTTAAAGCAAGTGGCGTGGGTAGGGGGGATCTCGATCAATTTTGATACGAATCAGACATCCTTAGTCCTAAGGGTTTTAGCCTTTCTTGATCAGAGTCTTCAACTTCCGCTTTCGGCAATGTTTTACAAGATGGGATAAATAAGCGCGAAGCTTTCAGTCTGGTGAAAGCCTTACTCAGTATACTTTTTTCTTATATGGACAAAGGCGAGCCGTTGAATTTGTTACAAAAAGGTTTTGGGGGTTAGGTTTCCGAGGTTTTGATTGGACTTATTGAGAATGAAATAGCCCTGTCTATCATTGTAGCTAGAGTTCCCCATTCCCCAAGGTGAGCTAAAATCCTGGTATCTTCATAACTACCCCTCGCAGATTTTTCCCAAAAAAGCGATCGCTATGCTTCAGTATCCCAAACTCGAACAAGCGCTGAAATATCACTTCGGCTATGACCAATTCCGCCCCGGACAACGGCAAATTATCGAAGATGCGCTGCAAAATCGGGATTTACTGATTATCATGCCGACCGGTGGTGGTAAATCTCTGTGCTTTCAGTTACCTGCACTCCTCAAACCAGGTTTAACGGTGGTGGTTTCCCCATTAATTGCTTTGATGCAAGACCAAGTGGAAGCACTGCGAACTAATAACATCTCTGCCACTTTCCTTAATAGTAGTCTGAACGCCTTCAAAGTGCGATCGCGTGAAGAAGCTCTTCTCCAAGGTAAAATTAAACTCCTCTACGTCGCCCCGGAACGTCTTTTGAGTGAAAGATTTCTTCCCCTGCTGGATTTAGTTAAAGAAAAAATCGGCATTTCTACCTTTGCAATCGATGAAGCGCACTGCGTCTCTGAGTGGGGACACGACTTTCGTCCAGAATACCGCCAAATGAAATCTCTGCGGAAGCGTTATCCTGATGTCCCTACCCTCGCTCTCACCGCCACAGCTACAGATCGCGTCCGTGCAGATATTATCCAACAATTAGGGCTAAAGCAACCAAGTATCCACATCGCCAGCTTTAACCGCCAAAACCTTTATTATGAAGTTCGGACTAAAACTAAAACTGCTTATGCTGAATTATTAGGAATAATTCGAGAAAATCAAGGTTCAGGAATTATTTATTGTTTAACCCGTAAAAAAGTTGATGAACTAACTCTTAAATTGCAACATGATAAAATTTCTGTTTTGTCTTATCATGCCGGATTAACTGATGATGAACGCTCAAAAAATCAAACCCGTTTTATTCGCGATGATGTGCGGGTGATGGTGGCAACAATCGCCTTTGGCATGGGAATTAATAAGCCAGATGTGCGGTTTGTAATTCACTATGATTTACCGCGTAATTTAGAAAGTTATTATCAAGAATCAGGTAGGGCGGGAAGGGATGATGAACCTTCTCGATGTACGCTTTTTTTCAGTTTTAGTGATATTAAAACTATTGAATGGAGTATTAACCAAAAAACCGACCCCCAAGAACAGTTGATTTCTAAACAACAACTACGTCAGGTAATTGATTATGCTGAAGGGACAGATTGTCGGCGGACAATTCAATTAGGTTATTTTGGCGAACGGTTTCCGGGGAATTGCGGTAACTGTGATAATTGCCTTTATCCTAAACCAGTGCAAGACTGGACAATTGAAGCGATGAAGTTTTTATCTTGTGTAGCCCGTTGTAAAGAAAGATTTGGCATGCTGCACATTATTGATGTGTTGCGGGGTGGGAAAAACCAGAAAATTACCCAAAATGAGCATGATTTGCTTTCTACCTACGGTATTGGCAAAGATAAAACTTTAGACGAATGGCGGATGCTGGGGCGATCGCTTTTACATCAAGGTTTACTAGAACAAACTGCCGATGGTTACTCGGTTTTGAAGCTCAACGCCCTCAGTTGGGAAGTGATGAAGCGACAACGGACAGTCTCGATAGCTGTGCCTGTAGCGCAAAAGGTGACTTGGGAAGAAGGGAGTACGAAAGCTGCGGAAGCGGAAGTTTTGGTGCAAAGATTGCGATCGCTCCGCAAACAACTGGCTGACGAGCAATCTGTCCCCCCCTACGTCATCTTTCATGATTCTACCCTGAAATTAATGTCTCAGGTACAACCTCAAACCTTAATTGATTTCGGCAAACTTTCGGGCGTCGGTAGTCACAAATTAGCCCAATATGGCGAGAAGTTTCTGGCAGAAATTAAAGCCTATCGTCGGGAACAAGGTTTACCAGAACAAAAAGTAGAATATCTACCATCTTATCACTCACCATCTGACAATTCACCTTCATACACCGAATTACAAACTTTACAATTACATCAGCAAGGTTTAAGCGTCACCGAAATTGCCAGACAACGAGACATCCGCACCACTACAGTTATCCGTCACCTTTCCGATTTAATTCAGAAAAATCAACAAGTAGATTTTAATCTGTTAGTTCCCCCAGAAAAACAGCAAAAAATTTGGCAAGTTTTAGAAACTCTTGGTGATATCTCGCTGACGCCAATTAAAGAATATCTTGGTGATAATTATAGCTACGATGAAATTCGCCTAGTCAGGGGAAAGTGGCGGCGAGAAAATCGTAAGTAATTCTTATATCACCATTTACCACAATCCTTGGGATTCTCAGGTGGTAAACCCAGTGTATTCCGAAATTCTGGCTCATAGCAAGCTTGTTGCCAATCGTCAGCGTTTTTAACTTGCTCTGGTGTTAGATTTTTGGCACCAGCGAGGTCGGCACCAGAGAGTTTGGCAAAATAGAGGTTAGCACCAGCGAGGTCAGCACCAGCGAGGTTAGCACCAGCGAGGACTGCACCAGAAAGATTGGTACCAGAAAGATTGGTACCAGAAAGATTGGTACTTTTGAAAGCGGCACGTTCGAGGTTGGCACGTTCGAGGTTGGCACCAAACAGGTTGGCACCAGACAGGTCAACACGATAGAGGTTAGTACCTTGAAGCGGAATATTATTGAGGTCAACACCAAGTTTTACCAGTTCTTGTAGTGCTAAGATTCGTGCTGGACTTTTTTCTTGTCCTTTAGCTTTCTCAACCGTATCCCACTGCTGACTAATTTGGATTTGTCTAGTGGTAACACGGCCTAAATATATAGCGAGAATAACTAAAGGAACGAACCCAAAACCAAGCAAACGGAGGCGATTATTTTGTCTATATCTGCGGCTTTGTTTAATCAACTCACCAGCTAAATTCGACAAACCAAAGTTGACAGCTTCCTTTTTTTGAAAAACTATAGCGTCGTCTAAGGGTTTACCTTGCAGCAGATAACCTTTAGCCTTGTGATGATCTCGCCATTTTTCTGCTGCTCCTTCAATTTCCCGTATTTGCAGCAACATCTTTCTGTCAGCATCTAACCAACTTCTCAACAAGCCCCAATGGCGAATTAAAGCTTCATGGGCAACATCAACTACTGCCACTCTTGCAGATGTTCCTCCCTTTTCCACTATATCAGTAGTCACAATCAGCTTTTCATCCGCCAAACGCTGAACAACTTCGTTAATAACTTCTGCCGGATATTTTTGATTAATTAAATCCTGTTGGAGTACCCGTCTGCGAGTGTCTTCTGTACCTTCTCCCAACTGAGTCAGGCTTAAAAAAATGTGCCGTACTGCTGCTTGTTGCAATTCTGAAAATGATTCGTACACCTCAGTAGCACGTTTTTCCAGCGTCCCCATGACACCACCCAGCTTGGCATAAGTGTTCACCCGCAAGCAGTTATCACTCCGCTGATTCCACAATTCGGTCAAAGTATATTGCAACAGTGGTAGATATCCTGGGGCGTTTTGGACATCCTTTAAAATTTGCTCAACTAATTCCGGTTCAACTTCTAAGTCAGCCAAATTGGCTGGTTTAATAATTGCTTCTCTCAATTCTTGCTCGGACATGGGTGTAACTGTCACCAGATTTTCCTGAATATGTCGTGCTAGTCCGCTATATTCTTGTTCCGCACACTTACCAAAGAAATCTGCCCGCATGGTCAGCACAAGACAAAGTTTGTTGTCATGACGTTGCAAGACACCCATCAAGCATTCAAAAAATTTCTTTCTTCTTTCAATATCTTGGCAGAGAGTAAAAGCTTCTTCAAATTGGTCTGCCACCAGTACGACTCGTTGGGTATTAGCAACGTCAATCAATTGCCTTAACCCATCAGCACCTCTATTTACCAATTCTTCTGCCCTAGCTAGTTGAGATGCCCGGTCAACATCTGACAATCCCCCATCCACAAATGTTAGGGCTAAATTTTGCAACGGGTTCTGTCCAGGGCGAAAAATCTTAATCTGCCAACTATCGCTACCAGATAGTCGCCTTCCTTGCTTTAATTCATACAATAAACCAGCCCTGACAACACTTGATTTCCCATTGCCGGAAGCCCCTAATACTGCGAGAAAATTACCTACTCGTAGTTTTTCTAACAATTGGTCAGTCAGTGCTGTGCGCCCATAAAAATATTTTGCATCTTCTTCGGTGCAATCAAAATATTCTAAACCCTTGTAAGGACAGGTAGTTTGCCCTGATGTCACCCTAGATTCACTGGTTGATGCTGTCCCCCTCCGAGTAAGCTGAATCGGTTCACCAGAATTAGCAAAAATTGGACGTTGGGGAAAGCTGTTATTTTGCTGGCTTAAAAGTTCTATTGAAGTATAGTTAGTTACCCATTGCTCTGATTTTGGTTCCAACCCTTTGAGTAATGCCGATGTTAAAAGGCTATGTTGATTACCAATTTCCTCGTATGCAACTTCAAAAGCACGAGATGCGGCAATAAAACAGCGATCGCGTCCTTTACCTCTATCACCTGGGTCAGCCTCGGTAAAATTCAGTACCTCGCCGCTATAGCAGCAATCTAAAACAACGATTTGCTGGCGCACAGAACTCTCTTGCAGTAAGCGACGCAACCATTGCAGAGATAATCCCCAATTGCCGGATAAGGGGTTCACATCACTTGTGGCTAAATATCCTTCTTCTACACCTATGTCTTCCCGTAAACCATGTCCTGAAAAATATAGCAGAGCCGTATCTGGGGGATGACCTTCTGGTTTAAATAGTTGGACTATAGCTTTTTTGAGATCAGAATGAGCTACCTTCGCCTGTTTACCAACCCGAATAGTGTTATTTTCTTTATTTTTAACAGCAGGTAGCCGAGTCACCTTAAAGTCGCCGTACTTTTCCAGTAATTGGGCAATGGCTTCTGCATCCTGTGCAGGTGCTTGCAGAGTGTTTAAGCCTTCGTAGCTGTAACTATTA includes the following:
- the recQ gene encoding DNA helicase RecQ, which encodes MLQYPKLEQALKYHFGYDQFRPGQRQIIEDALQNRDLLIIMPTGGGKSLCFQLPALLKPGLTVVVSPLIALMQDQVEALRTNNISATFLNSSLNAFKVRSREEALLQGKIKLLYVAPERLLSERFLPLLDLVKEKIGISTFAIDEAHCVSEWGHDFRPEYRQMKSLRKRYPDVPTLALTATATDRVRADIIQQLGLKQPSIHIASFNRQNLYYEVRTKTKTAYAELLGIIRENQGSGIIYCLTRKKVDELTLKLQHDKISVLSYHAGLTDDERSKNQTRFIRDDVRVMVATIAFGMGINKPDVRFVIHYDLPRNLESYYQESGRAGRDDEPSRCTLFFSFSDIKTIEWSINQKTDPQEQLISKQQLRQVIDYAEGTDCRRTIQLGYFGERFPGNCGNCDNCLYPKPVQDWTIEAMKFLSCVARCKERFGMLHIIDVLRGGKNQKITQNEHDLLSTYGIGKDKTLDEWRMLGRSLLHQGLLEQTADGYSVLKLNALSWEVMKRQRTVSIAVPVAQKVTWEEGSTKAAEAEVLVQRLRSLRKQLADEQSVPPYVIFHDSTLKLMSQVQPQTLIDFGKLSGVGSHKLAQYGEKFLAEIKAYRREQGLPEQKVEYLPSYHSPSDNSPSYTELQTLQLHQQGLSVTEIARQRDIRTTTVIRHLSDLIQKNQQVDFNLLVPPEKQQKIWQVLETLGDISLTPIKEYLGDNYSYDEIRLVRGKWRRENRK
- a CDS encoding pentapeptide repeat-containing protein, whose amino-acid sequence is MSRDALVVGINSYSYEGLNTLQAPAQDAEAIAQLLEKYGDFKVTRLPAVKNKENNTIRVGKQAKVAHSDLKKAIVQLFKPEGHPPDTALLYFSGHGLREDIGVEEGYLATSDVNPLSGNWGLSLQWLRRLLQESSVRQQIVVLDCCYSGEVLNFTEADPGDRGKGRDRCFIAASRAFEVAYEEIGNQHSLLTSALLKGLEPKSEQWVTNYTSIELLSQQNNSFPQRPIFANSGEPIQLTRRGTASTSESRVTSGQTTCPYKGLEYFDCTEEDAKYFYGRTALTDQLLEKLRVGNFLAVLGASGNGKSSVVRAGLLYELKQGRRLSGSDSWQIKIFRPGQNPLQNLALTFVDGGLSDVDRASQLARAEELVNRGADGLRQLIDVANTQRVVLVADQFEEAFTLCQDIERRKKFFECLMGVLQRHDNKLCLVLTMRADFFGKCAEQEYSGLARHIQENLVTVTPMSEQELREAIIKPANLADLEVEPELVEQILKDVQNAPGYLPLLQYTLTELWNQRSDNCLRVNTYAKLGGVMGTLEKRATEVYESFSELQQAAVRHIFLSLTQLGEGTEDTRRRVLQQDLINQKYPAEVINEVVQRLADEKLIVTTDIVEKGGTSARVAVVDVAHEALIRHWGLLRSWLDADRKMLLQIREIEGAAEKWRDHHKAKGYLLQGKPLDDAIVFQKKEAVNFGLSNLAGELIKQSRRYRQNNRLRLLGFGFVPLVILAIYLGRVTTRQIQISQQWDTVEKAKGQEKSPARILALQELVKLGVDLNNIPLQGTNLYRVDLSGANLFGANLERANLERAAFKSTNLSGTNLSGTNLSGAVLAGANLAGADLAGANLYFAKLSGADLAGAKNLTPEQVKNADDWQQACYEPEFRNTLGLPPENPKDCGKW